Proteins found in one Miscanthus floridulus cultivar M001 chromosome 4, ASM1932011v1, whole genome shotgun sequence genomic segment:
- the LOC136551708 gene encoding enolase 1, chloroplastic-like, with the protein MAHPRLVLPSPKPLLPAAATPSRRAVAVRAALSTASPPAKAAAGAEAVRSIRARQIVDSRGNPTVEVDLVAGDGRLHRSAVPSGASTGIYEALELRDGDKAVYGGKGVLQAVRNINEVIAPKLVGVDVRNQSDVDAIMLDIDGTENKSKLGANAILGVSLSVCRAGAGAKGVPLYKHIQELAGIKELVMPVPAFNVINGGSHAGNNLAMQEFMLLPVGAATFAEAFRMGSEVYHVLKGIIKSKYGQDACNVGDEGGFAPNVQDNREGLILLMDAIEKAGYTGKIKIGMDVAASEFLTKDGSYDLNFKNQPNDGAHVLSAQHLGDLYRDFVKDFPIVSIEDPFDQDDWSSWASLQSSVDIQIVGDDLLVTNPKRISEAIGKKACNALLLKVNQIGTVTESIQAALDSKAAGWGVMVSHRSGETEDNFIADLAVGLASGQIKTGAPCRSERLAKYNQLLRIEEELGNVRYAGEAFRSP; encoded by the exons ATGGCCCACCCGCGCCTCGTGCTCCCCTCCCCGAAGCccctcctccccgccgccgccactcCATCGCGCCGCGCCGTCGCCGTCCGCGCGGCGCTCTCCACCGCTTCGCCGCCCGCCAAGGCTGCGGCGGGAGCGGAGGCGGTGCGGTCGATCCGCGCGCGGCAGATCGTGGACAGCCGCGGGAACCCCACCGTCGAGGTCGACCTCGTCGCCGGGGACGGACGCCTCCACCGCTCCGCGGTGCCCAGCGGGGCGTCCACGGGGATCTACGAGGCGCTCGAGCTCCGCGACGGTGACAAGGCCGTGTACGGCGGGAAGGGCGTGCTCCAAGCCGTGCGCAACATCAACGAGGTTATCGCGCCCAAGCTCGTGGGCGTCGATGTGAG GAACCAGAGCGATGTTGATGCAATCATGCTAGACATCGATGGAACTGAGAATAAATCGAAGTTGGGTGCCAATGCTATTCTTGGAGTCTCCTTGAGTGTATGTAGGGCAGGCGCTGGTGCAAAGGGAGTTCCTCTGTATAAACATATTCAGGAGCTAGCGGGAATTAAGGAGCTTGTCATGCCTGTCCCTGCTTTCAATGTAATAAATGGAGGTAGCCATGCTGGCAACAATCTGGCCATGCAGGAATTCATGCTTTTACCTGTTGGAGCAGCTACTTTTGCTGAAGCTTTTCGTATGGGCAGCGAAG TTTACCACGTCCTGAAGGGCATCATTAAGTCAAAATATGGTCAAGATGCATGCAATGTTGGAGATGAAGGAGGTTTTGCTCCTAATGTTCAAGACAACAGAGAGGGTCTTATCTTGCTTATGGATGCCATTGAGAAGGCAGGCTACACTGGAAAG ATCAAAATTGGAATGGATGTTGCGGCATCAGAGTTCCTTACAAAGGATGGGAGCTATGATCTAAACTTTAAGAATCAACCTAATGATGGAGCCCATGTTCTTTCAGCCCAGCATCTGGGTGATCTGTACAGAGATTTTGTCAAGGATTTCCCTATTGTATCAATTGAGGACCCTTTTGATCAGGATGACTGGAGTTCATGGGCATCATTGCAATCCTCGGTCGATATCCAAATTGTGGGTGATGATTTACTTGTCACAAACCCCAAACGTATATCAGAGGCTATTGGCAAGAAGGCTTGCAATGCTCTGttgctaaag GTCAACCAGATTGGTACTGTCACTGAATCAATTCAAGCTGCTCTCGATTCGAAAGCTGCTGGTTGGGGTGTGATGGTCAGCCACAGAAGTGGTGAAACCGAAGACAACTTCATCGCAGATTTGGCTGTTGGCTTAGCAAGTGGGCAG ATTAAAACCGGGGCTCCATGCCGCAGCGAGAGGCTGGCCAAATACAATCAG CTTCTGCGTATTGAAGAGGAGCTTGGCAACGTGCGCTATGCCGGGGAGGCATTCAGGTCTCCATAA